CGCGCACGAACCGCACACCGAGTTCAAACGGCGCGTGCCCCAGGCCATCGGCCTCATCCGCACCGGCGACACCGTGCAATACGCCAACATGATTTTGCAATCGGCATGAAGGCGCTGTTCATCACCAAACCGGGGGAGACCCAATATGCCGACGTCGCCGCCCCGCAGCCGCAACCGGGCGAGGTGCTGCTCCAGGTCCGCCGGCTGGGTTATTGCGGCTCAGACCTGAACACATTCCGCGGCTTCAATCCGTTGGTCACGCTGCCGCGCATTCCGGGTCATGAGATTGGCGCCACGATTGCCGCAGTGACGCCGGGGGTGCCCGACCACTTTCAGCCCGGCATGGAAGTCACCGTGGTTCCCTACACGACGTGCGGGACCTGTCCTTCGTGTCGCAGCGGCCGGGTCAATGCCTGTCGCAGCAATCAGACGCTGGGCGTGCAACGTGACGGCGCGCTGACCGAATTCATTGCCGTGCCATGGCAGAAGCTGGTGCGTTCGGAAAAATTGTCGCTGACGGAGCACACGCTCGTCGAACCGCTCAGCGTCGGTTTTCATGCGGTGGAGCGGGGCCGGGTGGGTGCGGCGGACACCGTGCTGGTCTTCGGCTGCGGCATGATTGGACTGGGCGCCATTGCCGGCGCGGCCCTGCTGCGGAATGCGCGCGTGATTGCCGTGGATGTGGATGACGCCAAGCTGGCGCTGGCCCGGAAAGCCGGCGCGGCCGAGGTCATCAATTCCAAGACCGGCAACCTGCACGAGCAGGTTCAGGCGCTGACCCAGGGCGATGGTCCGGGGGTGGTCATTGAGGCGGTCGGATTGCCCGCCACCTTTCGCGCCGCGGTGGACGAAGTCGCCTTTGCCGGGCGGGTCGTTTACATCGGTTACGCGAAGGAGCCGGTGGCCTACGAGACGAAATACTTTGTGATGAAGGAACTCGACATCCTGGGTTCGCGCAACGCGACGGCCCAGAATTTCACGGACGTGGTCGGCGTCGTGGAATCCGGCCGCTATCCGGTGCGGGAAACCATCACGCGGGTCGTGCCGTTTGCGAACGCGGCGGCCGCGCTGGCGGAATGGGCGGCCGATCCGGGCCGGGTTACGAAGATTCACGTCGAGTTGTAGGGCGTGCATTGTCAGCAGGCCATGACCATTGACGCGCACCACCATTTTTGGCGTTACAACGCTGTGGAGTTTGGCTGGATCGATGACGCCATGGCGGCGATTCGTCGCGACTTTCTGCCCGCGCAGCTCGAGGCGGAAATCGCGGCGGCCCGGGTGGACGGCGTGATTTCCGTGCAGGCGCGGCAGTCATTGGTGGAAACGGAATGGCTGCTCAACCTCGCCGAGAATCATTCCTTCATCCGGGCGGTGGTTGGCTGGGTGCCTTTGAGTTCCCCCGGGGTGCGTGCCGACCTCGAACGTCTGGCTGAACAGCCAAAGCTTCGCGCCGTGCGTCACGTGTTGCAGGGCGAACCGGACGAGCGTTACATGCTGCGGCCGGATTTCAACGCCGGGATCCGCCTGCTGCGCGAATTTGATTTGCGCTATGACCTGCTGATCTTCGAGCGTCACCTGCCGCAGACGATTGCCTTTGTGGACCGGCATCCCGACCACGTGTTCATCCTCGACCACATCGCCAAGCCGAAGATTGCGGTGAACGAACTTTCGCCGTGGCGCGAGCGGCTCGCGGAACTCGCGGAGCGGCCGAACGTGTATTGCAAGATTTCCGGCCTCGTCACCGAGGCGGATTATCGCACGTGGACCGAGGAACAACTGCGGCCCTACCTGGAAACCGTGCTCGAAGTGTTTGGACCGCATCGCCTGATGTTCGGGTCGGACTGGCCGGTCTGCCTGGTGGCGTGTGGTTACGCCCGCTGGGTTTCGCTGGTCCGGGATTTCATCCGTGAACTCTCGCCGGCGGAACAGGCGCGCATTTTGGGCGGCACAGCGGTGGAGGCTTACGGCCTGGCCTGATTCAAATATGCAGAGACGAACATTCGCATGTCGCTGGCTGATTGTCCTCGCGCTGGCCGGGCTGGCAGTGCGAGCGAACGCGCAATCGCCGTCATTTGCCAATTCCGGCCCGGGCGCGGAACAGGCCCGGCGGGATGCGTTCCTGCGCGTCCATGATCCGTCCACCATCGTGCAGGACAGCGAACGTTACTGGACATTCTGCACCGGCAACGGCGTCCGCTCATTATGGTCCACCAACCTCGTGGACTGGCATTTTGGTCCGCCGGTGTTCACGCCGACGAATCTGCCGGCGTGGCATCGCCAATGGGTGCCCGCCAATCGCGGTCATTTTTGGGCGCCCGATTTGATTCATCTGCGCGACCGCTGGTTCCTGTATTATTCCGTGTCGAGCTGGGGTAAAAACACTTCGGCCATCGGCCTTGCCACCAATGCCACGCTGAATCCGGATGATCCGCGCTTCGGCTGGCACGATGCCGGAATGGTGGTGCGCGCGGTGCCGACGAATGATTTCAACACCATTGATCCCGCGGTCTCGCTCGACGCCGACGGGCGCCCATGGCTGGCGTTCGGTTCGTATTGGAGCGGCATCAAACTCGTGGAACTGGATCCACAAACCGGCCTGCGGCGCGCGCCGGATTCGCCGTTGTATTCGCTCGCCTCGAACGAGTCCATCGAGGCGGCATATCTTTACCGGCAGGGCACCAACTATTATCTCTTCGTCAACTGGGGACAATGTTGTCGCGGCACGAACAGCACCTACGAAATCCGGGTGGGCCGGAGCGACAAAATCACCGGACCCTATCGCGATCGCGACGGTTTGGACCTGCTGGGCGGCGGCGGTTCGCTCGTGTTGGGCAGTGCGGGCAAAGTCGTTGGCCCGGGCCATGCGGGCATCTTTACGGCGCGTGGCACGGATTGGTTCAGCTTCCACTACTACGACGCCACCCAACGCGGCCGGGCCACGTTGGGCATTCGCAAACTGCGTTGGGACGAGGCCGGGTGGCCTGTGATTACCGGGGAAACGCCCGGCGGCGACGTGCACGTGCACGCGGAGTAAGCCGCCGCCGCTCATGAGTTGTCTTTTGCGGGCGCGTGCGGAACATTCCCGAACATGAGCAGCCAGTCCGAATCGTCCCATTCTGTCCGCCGGGCCGTGGTCCGGCTGCGCCGGGTTGGCCTGCTCATCCTGGTGCTCGGGCTGGTGGGGGCAGGCGCCTTGCGTTGGTTCGCGCGTCCGGCGGGCGTCATCGCCGGGGATGACGGCTTGGTGCGCCTCAATACGGACAACACGAAAATCGTGGCGCGCAACCAGCAACTGCTCTACGGCAAGACGGCTTACAATCTGATGGGCCTGCTTGACGACTTGAAACAACCGGGCGCCCTCGCCGTGATGCTGGTGTTGTTCTCGGCGGCGGGTTGCTTCATTTGCTTCCACCTGGCGCGCGTCCGCGAAGAAAACGGCTGAGCTTCACTTGGCGGTGGCCACGGACTGGGCGCATTTCAAAAATTGCTCCGCCACGGGCGGCATCGGTGTGTTAGGGAAGGCGCCGCCGATGATGGCTGGTTTAACGGCCGGCGTGAGCGGCAGAAGTTTCAAACGCGGCCCGGCCATGCACGCCACGGATTCGGAAAGCAACGCCACACCCGCGCCCGCCTCCACGGCAGCGATGATGCTGGTGACGCCGTCATGTTCCTCGACGACCCGCGGTTTTTTTTTGACGCCGGCAAAAAGCGCCTCCAGCAACGCGTAATAATCGGGGTATTCCCGGCGGCCATACGCCACGAGCGGCTGCGCCGCAATGTCCGCCAGCGTGACCGTGCGTTTCTGCGCCAGCGGGTGGTTGGGCGCCACGGCCAGCTGGATGACGTCCGTGGTCAGCGGCACGAACCGCAGGCCGCGCATCAAGGCGGGCGGCTGTTGCACCATCAGGGCGAGCTGTAATTTGCCGGTGCGCAGGCCGTCCAGCATTTCTTCCGTGGACAGATCGTGGAGGCGCACGCGCACGTGTGGCAATTCCGTCTGGAATGCCCGCAACGTCGGTGGCAGCAGCCGCGCCGTGGGGGAGGGGGCGTAGCCGACGTGCAATTCCCCGCGTCCGCCCGAGGCCACTGCCCGGGCGGCTTGCAGGCCTTGTTCCAGCCGGACCAGCACGGCCTGGGCTTCCGGCAGAAACGCCCGTCCGGCGGCCGTGAGCTTGACGGATTTGGCGCTGCGTTCGAGGAGCGCAAAGCCCAGTTCCTCCTCCAGATCGCGGACCTGGCGGCTGATGGCCGGTTGCGAGACGTGCAGCTTCAACGCCGCCCGCGAGACGTTTTCCTCCTCGGCAACGGCAATGAAGTATCGAAGATGGCGCAGTTCCATGCGGTGGTGCCTATTTGGGGGAAATCGAGCCGGACTGCAATCGAATCCGCTGCCGTCAAAGGGATGTTCAAGCGGGTTCGGGTTTGTGCCGCGGAGGGGGAGAAGGCCGCCCCCACCTTGCCGCTGGATTTTAATTCCTTTACACCAAGGCCCGTAAAAACTAGTCTTCGCGCTCTTAGAGAACTAAAGAGCACTAGGAAGTTTGACCGAAAATATGGAAGCCAAGGCGAAGACCATCGCGGAATTCAAGACGCACGACAAGGATACCGGCTCGGCCGACGTGCAAATCGCGCTGCTGACCGAGCGCATCAATCATCTTACCGAACACCTGCAGACCAACAAGAAGGACCACAGCTCGCGCCGTGGCCTGCTGATGCTCGTCGGCCAGCGCCGCCGGCTGCTCAATTATCTGCAAACGAAGGACGTGGCCCGCTACAAGGCGGTGACCAAGAAGTTGAAGCTGCGTCACTAAGAAAACGCACCCTGCGAATGCAGGAACGTTCAATGGTTTGAATTTGCAGGGCCGTCAACGCGACCGGCCCTGTTTTCGTTGTTTCGTTGTTATCAATAAGGTCGCGAACTAAAGCAAAGACCCGCCGTCCCTGGGAAATTTCAATCAGCCTCGAAACCAAGCCAATTTTGTTTCGGAGTTCATTGAAGTTCCTCGGGGAGGCGGCGGGCGAAAGGAAAACATGGCAGTAGAAAAAGTCGTCGCTCCGTTGGGCGACAAGCAGGTCATTATTGAAACCGGCAAGATCGCCAAGCAGGCGGACGGTTCCGTCACAGTGCAAATGGGCGAGACGATTGTGATCGTCGCCGCCGTCGCCGCCACCAAGGCCAAGGAAGGTCAGGATTTCTTCCCGCTCACGGTGGATTACCGCGAGAAGGCCGCCGCCGCAGGACGTTTCCCCGGCGGTTATTTCAAGCGCGAAGGGCGCCCCACCGAAAAGGAAATCCTCACGTGCCGTCTTACCGACCGGCCGATTCGTCCCCTCTTTCCGAAAGGCTGGTATAATGAAGTCCAGGTTCAGACCGTCCTCCTCAGCGCGGACGGCGAGAACGATCCCGACATCCTCAGCATCATCGGCGCCTCCGCCGCATTGAT
This DNA window, taken from Verrucomicrobiia bacterium, encodes the following:
- a CDS encoding zinc-binding alcohol dehydrogenase family protein; the encoded protein is MKALFITKPGETQYADVAAPQPQPGEVLLQVRRLGYCGSDLNTFRGFNPLVTLPRIPGHEIGATIAAVTPGVPDHFQPGMEVTVVPYTTCGTCPSCRSGRVNACRSNQTLGVQRDGALTEFIAVPWQKLVRSEKLSLTEHTLVEPLSVGFHAVERGRVGAADTVLVFGCGMIGLGAIAGAALLRNARVIAVDVDDAKLALARKAGAAEVINSKTGNLHEQVQALTQGDGPGVVIEAVGLPATFRAAVDEVAFAGRVVYIGYAKEPVAYETKYFVMKELDILGSRNATAQNFTDVVGVVESGRYPVRETITRVVPFANAAAALAEWAADPGRVTKIHVEL
- a CDS encoding amidohydrolase family protein, which gives rise to MTIDAHHHFWRYNAVEFGWIDDAMAAIRRDFLPAQLEAEIAAARVDGVISVQARQSLVETEWLLNLAENHSFIRAVVGWVPLSSPGVRADLERLAEQPKLRAVRHVLQGEPDERYMLRPDFNAGIRLLREFDLRYDLLIFERHLPQTIAFVDRHPDHVFILDHIAKPKIAVNELSPWRERLAELAERPNVYCKISGLVTEADYRTWTEEQLRPYLETVLEVFGPHRLMFGSDWPVCLVACGYARWVSLVRDFIRELSPAEQARILGGTAVEAYGLA
- a CDS encoding arabinan endo-1,5-alpha-L-arabinosidase is translated as MQRRTFACRWLIVLALAGLAVRANAQSPSFANSGPGAEQARRDAFLRVHDPSTIVQDSERYWTFCTGNGVRSLWSTNLVDWHFGPPVFTPTNLPAWHRQWVPANRGHFWAPDLIHLRDRWFLYYSVSSWGKNTSAIGLATNATLNPDDPRFGWHDAGMVVRAVPTNDFNTIDPAVSLDADGRPWLAFGSYWSGIKLVELDPQTGLRRAPDSPLYSLASNESIEAAYLYRQGTNYYLFVNWGQCCRGTNSTYEIRVGRSDKITGPYRDRDGLDLLGGGGSLVLGSAGKVVGPGHAGIFTARGTDWFSFHYYDATQRGRATLGIRKLRWDEAGWPVITGETPGGDVHVHAE
- a CDS encoding LysR family transcriptional regulator, coding for MELRHLRYFIAVAEEENVSRAALKLHVSQPAISRQVRDLEEELGFALLERSAKSVKLTAAGRAFLPEAQAVLVRLEQGLQAARAVASGGRGELHVGYAPSPTARLLPPTLRAFQTELPHVRVRLHDLSTEEMLDGLRTGKLQLALMVQQPPALMRGLRFVPLTTDVIQLAVAPNHPLAQKRTVTLADIAAQPLVAYGRREYPDYYALLEALFAGVKKKPRVVEEHDGVTSIIAAVEAGAGVALLSESVACMAGPRLKLLPLTPAVKPAIIGGAFPNTPMPPVAEQFLKCAQSVATAK
- the rpsO gene encoding 30S ribosomal protein S15, with the translated sequence MEAKAKTIAEFKTHDKDTGSADVQIALLTERINHLTEHLQTNKKDHSSRRGLLMLVGQRRRLLNYLQTKDVARYKAVTKKLKLRH